TGGCATGATCGAGATCATTAGCAAAAGCCGCGACAATATCCGCATCACCCACTTCTAAGAAGCGATTGAGTTGGTGATACGCCTCTAATGCTTGTGCTTCTTCGCGAGAAATTTTTGCTTGCCAATAGAGCGCACGCCCCTCTTTTTCGCAATGAATCCAGCCCTTTTGCTCCAGTCGTCGCAATACAGTCATCACTGAGCCATAGGCTAATTCGCGATCAGGATCAGACAAGATGCGATCGTGAATATCTGTCGCACCTAACCTTGTGCTATCCCAAATAATATTTAGGATTTCTGACTCTAACGGGCCTAATGATAGCTGTTTCGGTCGATATTTCGGTAACGGGGTCATACTCAAGCCGCATTATTTGATATCACTATAGCGCTTTATTGCGATCAAAGCTTTGCTAAGCAAAGCTTTGATCGCAATAAAGCGCCTGTTTTGGCAACAATCTTGCCATACTTGTTAAGTAGGAAAGCTTAATTAAATGTAGGATGCGTTAGTGAAACGTAACGCATCAATTATTTGTTATTTGTCCATGATGGTATTTGTCCATGATGGGTTACGCGATCGCTAACCCATCCTACGTATAATTCCAACAACTTAACTTTATGGCAAGATTGTAATCAAGTCCAAGGCATCCACAGAGATAGTTTATGAGTCTGACAACTGGGCAAATAGTCGGTGGGCATTACGAAGTTACAGCACGTTTGGGTGGCGGTGGATTTGGGGAGACTTATCTCTCACGAGACTTGCACCTGCCCGATCGCCCCACTAGAGTAATTAAAAGACTAAGTCCACATATTCAAGAAGCCAGTGTTTTACAGCTATCGAGGCGACTTTTTGAAACCGAAGCTCAAGTTCTCTATCGACTCGGAACCCATCCCCAGATTCCGCAACTGTTTGCCCACTTTGAAGAATTATCAGAATTTTATTTAGTTCAAGAATATATTGATGGCAAAGACCTTAGTCATGAACTGCCGCGCGGCAAGATTTGGGAACAGTTTGTAGTTGCTGATTTACTGCAAAACCTCCTAGTCGTCCTCAGCTTTGTCCATCAGAACAATGTGATTCATCGTGATATTAAGCCCGAAAACATTATTCGTCGTCGGGATGGACAGCTTTTTTTAATTGATTTTGGTGTTGTCAAGCAAATTGTCACACCCACAGACCTCTTGGCTGGACAACCAGACGATGGCTACACGGTGGGAATTGGTACACCAGGATATATGCCTAGCGAACAGGCTCATGGTGAGCCAAAATTTGCCAGTGACATCTATGCGATCGGCATGATTGGCATTCAAGCTCTAACAGGTATTCCACCTAGTCATTTAGCCAAAGATGACAACTTAGAAATTTTATGGCGGGCATCTGCGCCTAAGGTCTATCCTGAATTTGCTGATATTCTTTCGCAGATGGTGCGGTTTGATTTTCGGCAGCGTTACCCTAGTGCTGAAGCGGCTTATAAGTTAATTCGAGAATTTGTCGATCGCTATCCAATCTCCCATGTCAATCACAGTTTATCAACTGTACTGATTAGTGGTGAGATGGCGCAAAAAACTAATCAAAACCTTAGTCAGCAAAATACTCCTATACGAGATCTTCATTCTGCCCAGAAGCAGGAGTTACCAATATCAAGAATTGGGAAGTATTTTCAGCCTTGGCATTTGGGCTTAGGAATCATCACTCTGGGCGCGATCGCAATCACGACAATAATTCTCATATTTGGATCTTCCCCTAAGCCGATAAATCCAACTAATCTTGAGGAATCACAAGAAAAAGCTGGATTGCCAGAATCTTCACCTAAGCCAATAAATCCATCA
This sequence is a window from Pseudanabaena sp. BC1403. Protein-coding genes within it:
- a CDS encoding BlaI/MecI/CopY family transcriptional regulator, producing MTPLPKYRPKQLSLGPLESEILNIIWDSTRLGATDIHDRILSDPDRELAYGSVMTVLRRLEQKGWIHCEKEGRALYWQAKISREEAQALEAYHQLNRFLEVGDADIVAAFANDLDHASMDKLEAIAVRLQNIRQSREQSQEG
- a CDS encoding serine/threonine-protein kinase, coding for MSLTTGQIVGGHYEVTARLGGGGFGETYLSRDLHLPDRPTRVIKRLSPHIQEASVLQLSRRLFETEAQVLYRLGTHPQIPQLFAHFEELSEFYLVQEYIDGKDLSHELPRGKIWEQFVVADLLQNLLVVLSFVHQNNVIHRDIKPENIIRRRDGQLFLIDFGVVKQIVTPTDLLAGQPDDGYTVGIGTPGYMPSEQAHGEPKFASDIYAIGMIGIQALTGIPPSHLAKDDNLEILWRASAPKVYPEFADILSQMVRFDFRQRYPSAEAAYKLIREFVDRYPISHVNHSLSTVLISGEMAQKTNQNLSQQNTPIRDLHSAQKQELPISRIGKYFQPWHLGLGIITLGAIAITTIILIFGSSPKPINPTNLEESQEKAGLPESSPKPINPSTSVPSVMKELTINEAKDLIYGVTISPDNKILAVASSERIIELWDLTKSKKLQTLKGHTGRVYDVYFSPDGKRLVSGSDDRKVIIWEVSTGKILNTLVGHQDRIYTAIFSPDGKLIASSGADRTIRLWNVETGKLISTLTEKSWVYDVSFTPDSKFLASGSEDGAIRLWNVETGKVLKTLVESGSPVRSLVYSNDGKVIASAMEDNTVRLWDGKTGQLKDVLTGHTGEVHTIAFSNDGSLLASGSADKTIRIWFLKDKRSPQVLSEHERGVSSIKFSANQKLLISGSLDGKVKIWKLAN